In bacterium, the genomic window CAGAGCCATGCGACCGAGACCCACGAGTGCCATGGAACCAGCCTCTACCGCACCCGCGCCCACCCGCGGTAGCCACTCCTGCAGATAGCTCAGGCCGGATCCCACGATCGCAAGTGAAGGGTGTGCGAGCGCGAGTTCGGCGGTGGCCGCGATCATTCGCGCGACGCCGATCAGCGGATCCTCGGGAGGCGCATAGCCATCCGACGGAGGATAGGCGGCGGGGCGCTGTACGTGCGGACAGTAGTAGGGACTTCCAGCGGTGATCGAGACGAGTCCAATTCCGAGTGCTTCGAGTTCGGACAAGAAGGCGTGGGTCTCCGCGAGATCGATCCCCACACCCGTTCCGTCTCCACCAAAGGCGAATCGATAGGGTTGGTCCGTTTCGGGAACACCGCGACCGTCCGCACCTTTGTGAAAGGGAGCGTAGTCGAAAGCCGACAGACGCACCGCGATGCTCAGCTCGGGTGCGCGCTCGCGGATTCCGGCGACGACCGCGCGTAGGAAGTGGATGCGATGGGCTAAGACGCCTCCGTACTCTCCACTTCGCTCGGTGGCACTGAGCAACTCGTGTAGCAGATAGCCGTGGCAGTGCTTCACGTCCACGAAATCGAAACCCGCGTCGCGCGCGCGAACCGCCGCGTCGACATATGCGACGACCAGTTCGTCGAGTTCCGCATCGCTCAGGACCTGTGACGCGCCTGCTTCGACCCGCCCGTCGAGCCACGGGTGGCTATACGCAGTCCGCGGTCGCGCAGAGCCATCGGGTCGCGACCAGCGACCGGAGTGTGTGAGTTGCAGGCCGACGACCAGGTCTTCATCGCCGCCGAAGCGCTCGCGGTGCGCGCGAACCAGGTCCGCGCGCAGCTCGCCCAGTGGTGTCGTCGAGCCTTCGTCCATCACGAGCTGATGCGGATTCGCGCGGCCGTCGGAGCGGACCGCCGTCGCTTCACACCAGATGAGTTTGGCCCCGCTCTCGCC contains:
- a CDS encoding NADH:flavin oxidoreductase, whose product is MNSNFVKLTSLRNEDQLRARLADLDVHLPLSGSNPEDVLRAPLYLRDAAAGERTVGNRFAILPMEGWDGTPDGRPTELVQRRWRNFGESGAKLIWCEATAVRSDGRANPHQLVMDEGSTTPLGELRADLVRAHRERFGGDEDLVVGLQLTHSGRWSRPDGSARPRTAYSHPWLDGRVEAGASQVLSDAELDELVVAYVDAAVRARDAGFDFVDVKHCHGYLLHELLSATERSGEYGGVLAHRIHFLRAVVAGIRERAPELSIAVRLSAFDYAPFHKGADGRGVPETDQPYRFAFGGDGTGVGIDLAETHAFLSELEALGIGLVSITAGSPYYCPHVQRPAAYPPSDGYAPPEDPLIGVARMIAATAELALAHPSLAIVGSGLSYLQEWLPRVGAGAVEAGSMALVGLGRMALSYPDLPSDVLAGRELQRKRICRTFSDCTTAPRNGLISGCYPLDPHYKAMDAAPKVAEMRKAATPRG